TGCATTCACGTTTCTGGAATCAAGGCAGATTTTCAACAACTTTCTTTCCGAATCTGCGTCTgccttcttcaggaaagttgtagctctatttcttagctttccaatgagtactcatggacccaaattcgaggtctacagcccaatttatggctcaaaaaccaggaCTGGTTCAGTCAAATGGTCCAATCCAttgtgacgacttcattgccatttttgacaattaaaatggcctcatctttcGTCCagctcttcatagaagttgtagaggtggctctcaaggttcaattgggcttggccttgcttcatttggacgtctgaaactccagatacaaaataaatactgaaactggttaTGACCCATCgagtctgggcttttgcaatagatccatagctcattttgtcaaccttggagactgatttaggctttggtccctctttatcatttgaagtgctctatcttagcttttcaatggattaaacaacaaTTAATTTGGAGactcacaactttagaaacacctaaaaaatacagcaaagaTCAAACACTGAAAATttatccatttaacacaattattccacaactatcaaaaaatatttctaaatgataaatatattttaatcaattgaattaaacataaaaaaacacactaaaaatactaaatgtgatgggagtaaaattaataaattatgcacttatcagacGGAAAGAAAACAGTAGCTGCTATTGTTGATCGTTGTTTCTAATTCTATATGAAACATGGTCACATGTGCAGAAACTTGAGGCTAATCTACTTGTCTAAAGGATCATGTCTGATATTGCTATGACGCCACCACCATTCTGATTTTCTTACACTTCCTATTTCTACATGCAGCAACAAATTAGCGAATCCACAGAGATGGTGAAGAAGATCGAGCAACTCAAAATTTCGCAGGGGTGTGTATTTTGGTTTGAGACTTAATCCTCTCAGTCTTGAGCTTGTAGAATAACACTTGACCTGGCCTGAATGATAGACCTTAGGAACTAAAATTTGAAAATGGCGTGTATTAATTAGGAAGTTTTTGGGACAAGGTTTGACTTCTTGTTCTGTGGAAGAGCTCCAAGAGATACACAACCAGCTAGAGAAAGGCTTAAGCAATATCAAAGAAAGGAAGGTATCTGAATCTTCTTCTTCTGGCTTGGCTGATGCATGTTAAATTAACTGATTCAAAGCCAATATAATACTTAAAATGGCTTATGATACAGGCTGAGTTGTTCAAGGAGAAGATAGAGCAACTAAAAGCGCAGGTAATTAGTACAATGGAGACTAAATTAAAGATGCATTCAGTGATCAAGTTTAGTAAAGGTTTTATTAGTTCCTAATATTTGCTTCTCATTCCTATTTCAGGAAAGGCTCTTGCTGGAAGAGAATGCAAGTTTGCGTGTAAAGGTGCACATTTATGCTTGTTTTTAAAATTTAGCTTAATTTATAGTTGTGGAAAACCCTAACCCTATGAGCATTGATTTAGGCCTTATTATTCGGAAAAGAATCTTTTATTTATCCTCCATCGAAGTGTCCAATTGGATACAGTTTGTTGATATTAATTTGGCATCATGATGTGTATAGTGTGGTGAGAAGCCATGGCCGCATCCAACTCAACAGAAAGAAGCTGTGACATACTTAAGCTTAAATGGGAAGAATTCAGAGGTGGAGACTGAATTGTCCATTGGTCTTCCAGAACCAAAAATGCACTGTTTGTAGTGGTCATTAAAAGCTTGTTCTTATATAAGAAAAATTTGATAATCCTTTAGATCAACATGAtcaattaaagtgtatatataattgaaataataaatatgtTGATCTGTAtgaacaataaaaattttatataagatTTGCTAAACTTGTTCTTATATAAAGATGAACTTAGAGTAGTTATACGTACCTCTATTGCTATTATTCTTTATTTGTTGTTTCAGTGACAATGTTGAAAAAATCAATTAAAGACCGAGTCAGAAACTTTGGGCCTAGAGAGGATATAGCTTGAATCTGAAGTGGGCTACGTTCGGGCTTGGTTGAAAAAATCAATTAAAGACCGAGTCAGAAACTTTAAGCCTAGCGAGAATATAGCTTGAATCTGAAGTGGGCTGCGTTCGGGCTTGGATGTGTCTCAAATGTTCCCAACTTCCTAGGTTTCATAGATGGTTTTGTTGACAGAAAATTACAGGATATTTTCTGCTCATGCAAACCCTAATTAAGGATGTCGAATTTGAAGTGCAATTTCGAATTTCAAAGAGACGCAAGTGAAAGCAGCAATCATTGTTTTCCAAGAAGGAATTCCAAATCTTCTCAATCACGCATAGAAGCTGACATATTAGCAGAATGAAATGCAATGAGAAAGAATAAAATACCATCTTTTTATTCGTTTTCTTGTGTCCTTTTCCTTAGAATCCAAGGACAAGATGGTCAAAGGCACTAGGGTTTTTTGAAATGGAGCTGTGTGAATAATGGTTCTTTCCATGATTTAGGGACATGGGCAATGGGTCCTCTCTGCCCTACACCTTCCATTTTTTCCATCTTCAATAATAACAATGCCCATGTTCTGATGTGAAGACGAAACATTGCTTACCCTACCCCCAACCCTTCTCTATCTACCTTGCTTCCCACGCACCAGacgttactctctctctctctctctctctctccattgtTATTCAACAAAACGCTCCTctctattaaattaataatacaaTGTGTACGTAATGTACATATGCCATGCCCTCATATAATACACAGTCTTTTAATTGGCATATTATTAGGTCCCTTGCTAGCGGATGGACCACTTTGAATTTGAAACAcactctctcactctctcttttTCTAATAGATTCAATTTAGATTTTGGAGTTAGTGTAATAGTCAGGAATAGGGTGCAGGAGAGAACCTGCCAAGTTTTGCGCGAAACTGGATCTCAACATATTAATTAATGATCAATAACATTAAGCTTCATCCTTGGAGGTGTCGACCACATGTTCTTTTTACAGCCATTGATGGGTAAGCCAGTTTACAATCTATACTTTTAAAAGTCCATTAGCCACATAGAATTAAATGAGTGAGAAATATACTAAAATTTCAACCTtttaagaaaaagagagaataaaataaaaattattatgaaattgaGCAGTTTTTCAATAGATTTTTCTtgcaataaatttatttattatataactcTTATCTTTatcaattatttaaaaattacctTATAAGTGCTAGCTACAAAATTTAAATCTTGAGTAATAGGTTaatttctctctctatatatagcaAATGAATCATTTGTGAGCAGTGAGCATCAATCAGCAGTATAAGGAGAGTGAAAAAAAGGAAAAACTGAAAAGATCTATGCGAAGTAAACAACAGATCCAAAAGTTGCAAGTGTTTACCCCGAAGAGTTCCAACATCATTTAATGGGAGATAGTTCTAACCATTTAATATTCATCCTTGTGTTCTATCATCGGAAATTTCTTTTTTACATTGAGGTGTATAAATATCTTACTAAtaaaaaattacatatatattattatataggacttactataattttaattaaaataataattaataattaattgagTGTATGTACCAGATGTACGTAAAAATTATTCTCCATCATCACTATTAAAAACCACAATTAAGCCTCGCATCACATGTGGGCCAGCAGCCAACTCACAACTCCAAtttcatttgattttttttttctctccattGGCATTTGAAGTTTCCCGGCTTCAGTCTCCATGTATACCATTTCCCTTATTTAGTAGAGAAATTTTTTACCTACATTCAGGTGTTTAAATTGATTATATACTCAGTTAATATAAGATTCACACATCACTTATGAGCTCTTACCAGAAAGATAAttcaaagaaagaaagtgaaatgAAAATATTTGAGAACATAATTGACCCTTTCAGCCAATTCAAAATGGTTTAAGAATCTCATGATTGTGCAATGGAAGAGTAACCTATATACTGAGAAATGGTGGAagcctctctctctcttatcttTAAGttattcccttctcttcttctcctatACCGACACCATATGAATGGGCCTCAGATGCATAACACACATTTACAGGAATCTTCGCACTGAAGGCCCTCTAAGCTACTCTATGTCCACTTTCTACCTTATTTAAGTCCTTTAATTATATGGACAAAGGGACCAGAAGATATGGATGCTCCCCTAAAGAATGAGTGATCCCAAAAAGCAATATGATTATAACACTGCTTCTGATTCAGACTTTGCTTTTGTTTCTGAATACCCACAAAGTTTTTACATTTACATCTTGTTGAATTTGTTTGGAATTGAGTTAGAAAGGTTGCAGAAGCTCTGAATGAACGCTTTCTTCCTTGCATTAAAGAAAATCAAAGAAACTTATATTCTTAATATTGCAACTTTAGGATGGCTTTATATGTATAGATGTGTGTAGTCTCGAATCAAAGCAAAAGCCAAAAACAATCTTTGTAAGTATCGGCTTGTCACGTTTCGGTACTTTTATTACCAGCTCAAACTTCCACGAATCATCAACCATATCTTACCAAAAAAATTACCCTTTCGTATTCAAAAAATAATGCTCCAGTTAATTTCCTTCTACATTTTTTTATCATGTGCATGGGTTGCTTTTTTTATGGGAAGAAATGCCTTCTTTTCCTAAGTTTTACCCATTAATCAATTGGGTTAGGAATTTGTAGTACAACTGAAAGTGCCATTAAATATCGATTCTGCTGGTAATACATCATTGTTGAACAATTAATTAATGGAAAATTTCACCTTTTTTTAGTATGAGAGCAATGGAATAACTCattcattgatttttaaaaaattttatgtagaatttgtttttataaaatctctaatcaattatttttctctataattgaattatttaaattatccccattacataaaatttttatttttacaaatttaTTCTATTCAGTTATTATCCTAATTAAACCACTTTAAagattaaaaagaattaaattactGTATAATATTCAGAAGTGGGACTCAAACCCTCTTTACAAAGGAGATATTATTAGCTACTCCAACGAATAGCATCTCTTCACGCGAGTTTCCCGTGTCTTTTAAACTGTCTCAGTCTAGAAAACGCCATGTCGTTTTAATACTACTACTCCCTCAGCTCATCATCACAAAAAAACGCAGCCGTTTCATGTATTATCGAGTCCAATATATACTTCTCTATCTCCGTGACAATCCCTTCTCCTTCGTCACCAAAGGCCACCTCGGTCTGCAGCTTCAACAGTGGCATGTCTTTGTCTACTAATGCATCAATGTCTTCAAGAACGCGACAATCAGCGCAGGGGAAGCTTCTAACTTTAGAATATAACATATCAATTAAATGTGAGCCCTGCGCGTCTTCTCTACCACCTCTACTGCCTGATGATGAGGTAGCCCAAGGCTTCAAGTTCTTGTAAGGCTTTAAAATCTCCGCCAATATTTCATCCACAAGGTCAAACAGTAACTTTCTATTACACCTATGGCTGAGTTGACCATATGCGTACCTTTCACTGCTGGTGGAGGCAGGGGAAGTAGCGGTGAAGTAATCAAGATCAAGATAGTAAAAAATTGAAGGTTCTAAAGGATGGGATGGAGAGAACCACCTAGTAAACGACACTGGGGTATCCTTATCTATGCCAGTACGTCTTAGTATTCTAGTGATGTACTCGTATTCTGCTGCTGCTCTATCTTTGGTGGTGGCAGCTGCGCCGTTAGACCTGTCCCCGTTGTTGCACTTTTCGTTGCTTCCTCGGGCATTGGGCGCTTCTTGTTGTTTGTACGAATGGCTCGAACAACTAGATAAGGGGGAGATACGTTTCGATTCTTGAGCATTTGGTGCCTATAACACAAGGGCATGTCACAAACTTCAGTATACTTCAAAAATAAGCAAGGAATATTACCTGAGAATGGTGAAGTTAATGGACTAGAAATAGATATTCAACTTAATTAACTTCTACAGAAAATAAGTAAAATCGAGGAAATGGGTGCATATACAGTTATATACCGGTTTTTGAGGAATCTTTGTGGCTGGAAGAGTAGGATCATTCCTGACTGGAAGGAGGGTAGGGAAGGTAGCGTTGAGCAGGTCATTTGATAACGGGGTTTTCTTGCAATTCTCG
Above is a genomic segment from Hevea brasiliensis isolate MT/VB/25A 57/8 chromosome 17, ASM3005281v1, whole genome shotgun sequence containing:
- the LOC110641605 gene encoding MADS-box protein AGL42, producing the protein MVRGKIQMKRIENAASRQVTFSKRRNGLLKKAYELSVLCDAEVAVLIFSQRGRLFEFSSNDMEKTIERYRRNAKDKVQADSVDTEQRIQQQISESTEMVKKIEQLKISQGKFLGQGLTSCSVEELQEIHNQLEKGLSNIKERKAELFKEKIEQLKAQERLLLEENASLRVKCGEKPWPHPTQQKEAVTYLSLNGKNSEVETELSIGLPEPKMHCL